The following coding sequences lie in one Porphyromonas asaccharolytica DSM 20707 genomic window:
- a CDS encoding DUF3575 domain-containing protein: MTRKIVITIALVLTIGLAATAQRVALKHNFAYDAILTPNLSLEFALGNKVTLDTQVGWNAFVFNLDVSKPNYSETKWAHWMAQPELRYWFCDVFNGWFLGLHGHVGQMNVGGVDIPFILENKNAIMKDHRYQGWFYGGGLSVGYQWVLSTRSSLEFSLGAGYARVLYDKFPCQSCGTKVGEGNANYVGPTKATISYVLFLK; this comes from the coding sequence ATGACACGAAAGATAGTGATTACAATCGCTCTCGTCCTAACTATCGGACTTGCAGCAACGGCACAGCGAGTTGCACTCAAGCACAACTTCGCTTATGATGCCATCCTTACGCCCAACCTCTCGCTCGAGTTTGCGCTGGGCAATAAGGTTACTCTAGACACTCAAGTCGGGTGGAACGCGTTTGTCTTCAACCTTGATGTGAGTAAGCCTAACTACAGTGAGACCAAGTGGGCACACTGGATGGCGCAGCCTGAACTTCGCTACTGGTTCTGCGATGTCTTCAATGGGTGGTTTCTAGGTCTACATGGACATGTGGGGCAGATGAACGTGGGAGGTGTAGACATCCCCTTCATCCTAGAAAATAAAAACGCTATAATGAAGGATCACCGCTACCAAGGGTGGTTCTATGGAGGTGGTCTCAGTGTAGGGTACCAATGGGTACTCTCGACACGCTCTTCCCTCGAGTTCTCTCTAGGTGCAGGCTATGCTCGTGTACTGTACGATAAGTTCCCCTGCCAGAGTTGCGGTACGAAGGTTGGAGAGGGTAATGCTAATTACGTAGGCCCTACCAAGGCGACTATCTCGTACGTCCTCTTCCTTAAGTAA
- a CDS encoding Na(+)-translocating NADH-quinone reductase subunit A: MARTITIKRGLDLKLHGTAPRTLLTTPSGGASSTYAWVPDDVPGLTPKMKVHVGDHVEAGDPIVYDKQYPEIWVTAPVSGELIAINRGAKRKIMSVEIRPDECQTQRAFAVEGLLDGEVSKLQALLLESGLWTLIRQRPYDRIANPTIAPRDIFVTAHLTAPLAPEVDYLLEGREEELRIGLRALARLTEGKVFVGVAQNSPLTLPAEVVRVEVRGPHPAGNVGVLINHTAPVNKGETVWTLRATDVALIGRLLMTGHVDYSRRIAITGSHATEHGYMDLLPGCRIESLGKLAQEECKTRVIAGDVLTGTQLTEERPFLPMSCDQITVIPDGSDRDELLGWAMPRIGEFSQSRTYLSWLMPRKRYTLDARLKGGKRAMIMSHELQSVFPLNIHAEYLLKAIIAFDIDKMEELGIYEVAPEDFALCEFVDTSKMELQHIVRQGLDLLYKEMN; encoded by the coding sequence ATGGCAAGAACGATAACTATCAAGCGGGGCTTGGATCTCAAACTACATGGGACTGCGCCCCGTACCCTCCTGACCACTCCTTCTGGCGGAGCATCGTCCACCTATGCATGGGTGCCCGATGATGTACCTGGGCTGACGCCCAAGATGAAGGTGCATGTGGGAGATCACGTAGAGGCTGGCGACCCGATTGTCTACGATAAGCAGTACCCAGAGATATGGGTCACAGCACCCGTCAGTGGTGAGCTGATCGCTATCAATCGAGGCGCTAAGCGCAAGATTATGAGCGTAGAGATACGCCCGGACGAGTGTCAGACACAGCGTGCCTTTGCCGTAGAGGGACTACTCGACGGTGAGGTGAGCAAGCTACAAGCTCTGCTACTAGAGTCAGGTCTATGGACGCTCATACGTCAGAGACCTTACGATCGTATTGCTAACCCTACGATTGCACCACGAGATATATTTGTCACAGCACATCTGACCGCTCCGCTAGCTCCTGAGGTCGACTATCTACTGGAGGGACGTGAGGAGGAACTGCGTATAGGACTACGAGCCTTAGCACGTCTGACTGAGGGCAAGGTTTTTGTCGGTGTCGCACAGAACAGTCCTCTGACGCTTCCCGCAGAGGTAGTGCGTGTAGAGGTACGTGGTCCGCATCCTGCTGGTAATGTAGGGGTGCTGATCAATCATACGGCTCCAGTTAATAAGGGGGAGACGGTTTGGACCCTTCGTGCTACTGATGTGGCACTCATCGGTCGTCTCCTGATGACGGGGCATGTGGACTACAGCCGTCGCATTGCCATCACCGGTAGTCACGCTACAGAGCACGGCTACATGGATCTACTGCCTGGCTGTCGTATAGAGAGCCTGGGTAAGTTGGCTCAGGAGGAATGCAAGACGCGTGTCATCGCGGGCGATGTGCTGACAGGTACACAGCTCACGGAGGAGCGTCCCTTCCTCCCGATGAGTTGCGACCAGATCACGGTGATCCCTGATGGGTCTGATCGTGATGAGCTGCTTGGGTGGGCTATGCCTCGTATTGGGGAGTTTAGCCAGAGTCGCACCTATCTGAGCTGGCTCATGCCTCGCAAGCGCTATACGCTGGATGCTCGTCTCAAGGGGGGCAAGCGTGCTATGATCATGAGTCATGAGTTGCAGAGTGTCTTCCCGCTGAATATCCATGCGGAGTATCTGCTGAAGGCGATTATAGCTTTTGACATTGACAAGATGGAGGAGCTAGGCATCTACGAGGTAGCTCCTGAGGACTTCGCTCTGTGCGAGTTCGTCGACACCTCCAAGATGGAGCTGCAGCACATCGTGCGCCAAGGTCTAGACCTACTATATAAGGAGATGAACTAA
- a CDS encoding NADH:ubiquinone reductase (Na(+)-transporting) subunit D, which produces MSKISNKEVFLGPLNKNNPVTVQVLGICSALAVTAQLKPALVMALSVTVVVAFANVIISLLRNTIPNRIRIIVQLVVVAALVTIVNEVLKAYVYDVSKELSVYIGLIITNCILMGRLEAFALANGPKASFLDGIGNGLGYGLVLVIIGFVRELLGRGSLFGYQIIPQSFYDMGYVNHGLMIMPPMALIVLACIVWIQRSKNKDLQEQ; this is translated from the coding sequence ATGAGTAAGATAAGTAATAAAGAGGTATTCCTAGGACCTCTCAATAAGAATAACCCGGTCACCGTCCAGGTGCTCGGTATATGCTCGGCGCTGGCGGTCACCGCTCAGCTCAAGCCCGCTCTAGTGATGGCTCTGTCGGTGACGGTGGTCGTCGCCTTTGCCAACGTTATCATATCGCTGCTACGCAACACGATACCTAATCGTATCCGTATCATCGTACAGCTGGTGGTGGTTGCTGCGCTTGTGACGATCGTCAATGAGGTGCTCAAGGCTTATGTCTACGATGTCTCTAAGGAGCTGTCGGTCTACATTGGTCTGATCATCACAAACTGTATCTTGATGGGACGACTAGAGGCTTTTGCCTTGGCAAATGGTCCCAAGGCTTCCTTCCTCGATGGTATCGGTAACGGACTGGGCTATGGACTCGTCTTGGTGATCATCGGCTTCGTTCGTGAGCTACTCGGTAGAGGGTCGCTATTCGGGTATCAGATCATCCCGCAGTCCTTCTACGATATGGGCTATGTCAATCACGGCTTGATGATCATGCCCCCGATGGCGCTCATCGTCCTCGCTTGTATCGTATGGATACAGCGCAGTAAAAACAAGGATCTGCAGGAGCAGTAA
- a CDS encoding RagB/SusD family nutrient uptake outer membrane protein produces the protein MKQHIKTLGLLLVSLLALAACKVEYIPEGNKAQVEFKTMQDVKWTREAMFETVRGSEAPGNLVIGDYQADLYNVVNFRDNGANGKFYDWDEQLLRNADEVAAYYGSYCSLIKDANYFIMRAEEFKANEELTKNLSDQDKLNIEIYIAEARTFRALAHYRLMTRFSKRYNDANDGGDLGIVMMKKYDPLFKDTPKARSTQKEVYEWCLNELAEAAKVLPTKAAYNDLLMDGIPCYLVDDYAYAIRARIFLEMHKYAEAIAEVEKFIENYPLSTQGVAPQDNPKDKTALQNLWKYETSTEIMIKTYANKKVGRVGGALHGIRFLKGALSDGSDVELAVPVWLPSQYLLDLYNKPIDTNVSQEGKDWRYTNWFEGSSNSGPNGVAVFVYDTKDLAGIIVSKFRGNPDLDQDRAKKLFSYAHTTHLFDIAEAWLIKAEAEAWSGDVAGAKATLQDFRMARGLGDELKATTPDQIKQAVMNERTREMVGMGTRMTDLKRWQVDLDRKGKPAQPALAGKPGALHEKSLDMHKSHTDKMFIWEFPLQDRFANKELIANW, from the coding sequence ATGAAACAACATATCAAGACCCTAGGTCTCTTGCTTGTATCGCTACTTGCTCTCGCTGCTTGTAAAGTAGAGTATATCCCCGAGGGCAATAAGGCCCAGGTCGAGTTCAAGACGATGCAAGATGTCAAGTGGACACGTGAGGCCATGTTTGAGACAGTCAGAGGATCTGAGGCTCCAGGAAATCTGGTCATCGGTGACTATCAGGCTGATCTCTACAATGTCGTCAACTTCCGTGACAATGGTGCCAATGGTAAGTTCTACGACTGGGACGAGCAGCTACTACGCAATGCTGATGAGGTCGCTGCTTACTACGGTTCTTACTGCTCACTCATCAAGGATGCCAACTACTTCATCATGCGTGCTGAAGAGTTTAAGGCAAACGAGGAGCTCACGAAGAATCTATCAGATCAAGATAAGCTAAACATCGAGATCTATATAGCAGAGGCTCGCACCTTCCGTGCGTTGGCTCACTATCGTCTGATGACCCGCTTCTCTAAGCGCTACAATGACGCCAACGATGGTGGCGATCTAGGTATCGTCATGATGAAGAAGTATGATCCTCTCTTTAAGGATACGCCTAAGGCGCGTTCGACTCAGAAGGAGGTCTACGAGTGGTGTCTTAATGAGCTAGCTGAGGCTGCTAAGGTGCTTCCTACCAAGGCTGCCTACAACGATCTGCTGATGGATGGCATCCCCTGCTATCTCGTTGATGACTATGCTTACGCTATACGCGCTCGCATATTCCTTGAGATGCACAAATATGCAGAGGCTATCGCAGAGGTTGAGAAGTTCATTGAGAACTACCCACTCTCTACACAGGGTGTCGCTCCTCAGGACAATCCTAAGGATAAGACAGCTCTTCAGAACCTCTGGAAGTACGAGACCTCTACGGAGATCATGATCAAGACTTACGCTAATAAGAAGGTAGGTCGTGTCGGTGGTGCCCTACATGGTATCCGCTTCCTCAAGGGAGCTCTTAGCGACGGTAGTGATGTAGAGCTAGCAGTACCTGTATGGCTACCATCTCAGTATCTACTAGATCTATACAACAAGCCTATTGATACAAATGTATCTCAGGAAGGTAAGGACTGGCGCTATACGAACTGGTTCGAGGGCTCTAGCAATTCAGGTCCTAACGGAGTTGCTGTGTTCGTTTACGATACCAAAGATCTTGCTGGTATAATTGTCTCTAAGTTCAGAGGCAATCCAGACCTGGATCAGGATCGTGCGAAGAAGCTCTTTAGCTATGCTCATACGACACACCTCTTTGATATAGCAGAGGCTTGGCTCATCAAGGCTGAGGCTGAGGCTTGGAGTGGTGATGTAGCTGGTGCTAAGGCTACCCTACAGGACTTCCGTATGGCTCGTGGTCTAGGTGATGAGCTCAAGGCTACGACACCAGATCAAATCAAGCAGGCTGTCATGAATGAGCGTACACGTGAGATGGTCGGTATGGGAACCCGTATGACCGATCTCAAGCGCTGGCAGGTAGACCTCGATCGTAAGGGCAAGCCCGCACAGCCAGCTCTAGCTGGTAAGCCTGGTGCTCTCCACGAGAAGAGCCTGGATATGCACAAGTCTCACACGGACAAGATGTTTATCTGGGAGTTCCCACTCCAGGATCGCTTCGCCAATAAGGAGCTTATCGCTAACTGGTAA
- a CDS encoding NADH:ubiquinone reductase (Na(+)-transporting) subunit B, whose product MSLKDRFNKQRPKFEPGGKLHAFHSLFDGFETFLYVPHTTAAPRGGVHVHDAIDSKRVMSTVVLALVPALLFGMYNVGLQHFIAIGQTAGFWSMFWFGFLAVLPKIIVAYVVGLGIEFTVAQWKHEEIQEGYLVTGMLVPMIVPIGTPLWMIAVAVAMSVIFAKEVFGGTGYNVFNVALVTRAILFFAYPAAMTGDKVFVRTEPIFGFGGGGDMATAAVDGFSGATPLGQVATAGDTLPTIVNTLGEPSSLWDAFWGFIPGSIGEVSTFAILLGAILLIWTGVASYKIMLSGVVGAALMTFLFNAIGTTAAMQLDVAHHLLYGGFAFGLVFMATDPVTSARTETGKWIYGLLVGVMCVFIRVLNPGYPEGMMLAILLMNVFAPLIDYVVVNNNVAKRKKRWEMASKH is encoded by the coding sequence ATGTCACTAAAAGATAGATTCAATAAGCAACGCCCGAAGTTTGAACCTGGGGGTAAGTTGCATGCGTTTCACTCGCTTTTTGACGGGTTTGAGACCTTCCTCTACGTGCCGCATACGACAGCGGCTCCACGAGGAGGCGTGCATGTACATGATGCGATAGATAGCAAGCGTGTCATGAGTACGGTGGTGCTAGCGCTAGTGCCTGCGCTGCTCTTTGGTATGTACAATGTGGGACTACAGCACTTCATTGCGATCGGTCAGACGGCAGGTTTCTGGTCGATGTTTTGGTTCGGTTTCCTAGCAGTACTGCCTAAGATTATAGTTGCTTATGTGGTAGGGTTGGGCATCGAGTTTACCGTAGCACAGTGGAAGCACGAAGAGATCCAAGAGGGTTATCTTGTGACAGGTATGCTGGTCCCGATGATAGTGCCTATTGGTACGCCACTCTGGATGATCGCTGTGGCTGTCGCTATGTCGGTGATCTTCGCCAAGGAGGTTTTCGGAGGTACGGGCTACAACGTCTTTAATGTGGCACTGGTCACCCGTGCGATCCTCTTCTTTGCCTATCCAGCAGCTATGACAGGCGATAAGGTATTCGTCCGCACGGAGCCTATCTTTGGCTTCGGGGGTGGTGGCGATATGGCTACGGCTGCTGTCGACGGCTTCTCAGGGGCTACTCCCTTGGGTCAGGTGGCTACGGCTGGCGATACGCTCCCCACGATTGTCAACACTTTGGGTGAGCCTTCCTCTCTATGGGACGCTTTCTGGGGCTTTATCCCAGGTAGTATCGGTGAGGTCTCGACCTTTGCGATCCTACTGGGTGCTATCCTGCTGATCTGGACAGGCGTAGCAAGCTACAAGATCATGCTGAGTGGTGTCGTGGGCGCAGCTCTGATGACGTTCCTCTTTAATGCTATAGGCACGACTGCTGCTATGCAGCTCGATGTGGCACATCATCTGCTCTATGGAGGCTTTGCCTTCGGCCTTGTCTTCATGGCGACAGACCCTGTTACCTCGGCACGTACCGAGACAGGCAAGTGGATCTACGGCCTCCTCGTGGGTGTCATGTGTGTCTTCATACGTGTCCTCAACCCTGGTTATCCTGAGGGTATGATGCTTGCTATCTTGCTGATGAACGTCTTCGCACCGCTCATCGACTATGTGGTAGTAAACAACAATGTCGCCAAGCGCAAGAAGCGCTGGGAGATGGCTTCTAAACATTGA
- the nqrE gene encoding NADH:ubiquinone reductase (Na(+)-transporting) subunit E, translating into MDYLSLFFKSIFVDNMIFAYYLGMCSYLAVSKDVKTSLGLGLAVTFILTCTLPINYLLETYVFKAGALSWLGEEFATVDLSFLSLIVFIAVIASFTQLVEMIVERYSPSLYNSLGIFLPLIAVNCAILGGSLFMQQRDFINTGMATVYGLGSGIGWMLAIVGLAAIRERLAYSDIPKPLRGFGITLIVTGLMGIAFLSFSGVKL; encoded by the coding sequence ATGGATTATCTAAGTCTATTTTTCAAGTCGATCTTTGTCGACAATATGATCTTTGCCTACTACCTAGGTATGTGCTCTTACCTAGCTGTATCCAAAGATGTCAAGACCTCACTCGGATTGGGGCTGGCAGTAACCTTTATCCTCACCTGTACACTACCGATCAACTACCTCCTGGAGACCTATGTCTTTAAGGCGGGAGCGCTGAGCTGGCTCGGGGAGGAGTTTGCAACGGTCGATCTGAGCTTCCTATCGCTCATCGTCTTCATCGCCGTCATCGCTTCCTTTACGCAGCTGGTAGAGATGATCGTCGAGCGGTACAGTCCCTCGCTATACAACTCGCTCGGTATCTTCTTACCGCTCATCGCTGTGAACTGTGCGATCCTCGGAGGCTCTCTTTTCATGCAGCAGCGTGACTTCATCAATACGGGTATGGCAACTGTCTATGGTCTTGGATCTGGCATCGGTTGGATGCTTGCTATCGTCGGTCTAGCAGCTATCCGTGAGCGTCTAGCTTATAGTGATATACCGAAGCCGCTGCGCGGATTTGGCATCACGCTCATCGTCACTGGCCTGATGGGTATCGCATTCCTCAGCTTCTCAGGTGTCAAACTCTAA
- the nqrF gene encoding NADH:ubiquinone reductase (Na(+)-transporting) subunit F: MTLIIVSSVAVFLLVVLLLVVVLLVAKSKLIPSGNVHINVNDVKDLEVPMGGTLLTTLQNEGIFLSSACGGSGSCGQCRCRVVEGGGEILATEKGFFSRKEQMAHWRLGCQTKVKEDLKVIVPESVFGVKEWECEVISNKNVATFIKEFVVKLPEGEHMDFKSGSYAQIKIPKYEVKYSDYEVEEQFRGDWDKFNMWSLTAKNTEETVRAYSMANYPAEGNIITLNVRIATPPMDRVTHTWQKVPAGIASSYIFSLKPGDKVTMSGPYGDFHIHEDSDAEMLYIGGGAGMAPLRAQLLHLFLTEHTTRKVSFWYGARSRSEIFYEEDFRAIEREFPNFSFHIALSAPLPEDNWTGLTGFIHQAIYDNYLKDHEAPEDIEYYMCGPGPMSAAAIKMLDNLGVPPEQINYDNFG; encoded by the coding sequence ATGACCTTAATAATAGTCTCGAGTGTAGCGGTCTTCCTCCTGGTCGTGCTGCTCCTCGTCGTGGTACTCCTAGTAGCTAAGAGTAAGCTCATCCCCTCGGGCAATGTACATATCAATGTCAATGATGTCAAGGATCTAGAGGTGCCGATGGGAGGTACGCTCCTCACTACGCTACAGAACGAAGGTATCTTCCTCTCTAGCGCTTGTGGTGGTAGTGGTAGCTGCGGACAGTGTCGCTGTCGTGTCGTAGAGGGTGGGGGAGAGATCCTCGCCACAGAGAAGGGCTTCTTCTCTCGCAAAGAGCAGATGGCACACTGGCGTCTCGGCTGTCAGACCAAAGTCAAGGAAGATCTGAAGGTGATCGTCCCTGAGAGCGTCTTTGGCGTCAAGGAGTGGGAGTGCGAAGTCATTTCGAATAAGAACGTTGCTACCTTTATCAAGGAGTTTGTCGTCAAGCTCCCCGAGGGTGAGCACATGGACTTCAAGAGCGGTAGCTACGCTCAGATCAAGATCCCCAAGTACGAGGTGAAGTACAGCGACTACGAGGTCGAGGAGCAGTTCCGTGGCGACTGGGACAAGTTCAATATGTGGAGCCTCACGGCAAAGAACACCGAGGAGACCGTCCGTGCCTACTCTATGGCAAACTATCCTGCCGAGGGTAACATCATCACGCTCAACGTGCGTATCGCTACTCCTCCTATGGATCGTGTGACTCACACCTGGCAGAAGGTACCCGCTGGTATCGCCTCCTCTTATATCTTCAGCCTCAAGCCTGGTGACAAGGTGACTATGAGCGGTCCTTACGGAGACTTCCACATTCATGAAGACTCTGACGCTGAGATGCTCTACATCGGTGGTGGTGCTGGTATGGCTCCGCTACGTGCGCAGCTACTACATCTATTCCTCACGGAGCATACAACCCGCAAGGTCTCCTTCTGGTATGGTGCGCGCTCACGCAGTGAGATCTTCTACGAGGAGGACTTCCGCGCCATCGAGCGTGAGTTCCCGAACTTCTCTTTCCACATTGCTCTCTCGGCACCACTGCCTGAGGACAATTGGACAGGTCTGACGGGCTTCATCCACCAAGCCATCTATGACAACTACCTCAAGGATCATGAGGCTCCTGAGGATATCGAGTACTATATGTGCGGCCCTGGACCTATGTCGGCAGCAGCCATTAAGATGCTGGACAACCTAGGCGTGCCGCCCGAGCAGATCAACTACGATAACTTCGGCTAA
- the nqrC gene encoding NADH:ubiquinone reductase (Na(+)-transporting) subunit C — protein sequence MNRDSNTYTILYAAIMVVVVAIALALTAVALRKPQLENERIDKMQQILRAVHLEPTKDQVIPTYTKVIKQELLVNGQGEVIATFEGDQIAQNEAFQMNTANQFKLRQQDPTLGLPVYVAEVEGQQLYIFPMDGAGLWGAIWGFLAVQADGSAVYGADFSHAGETPGLGAEIATKHFSKEFVGKQLYRDGQFKSIAVVKHGRSLDDQDYVDGISGGTLTSNGVNNMLWSSIHEYLPYIEQIRSGQAVAVE from the coding sequence ATGAATAGAGATAGTAATACTTACACGATCCTCTACGCAGCCATTATGGTGGTCGTAGTCGCAATAGCTCTGGCGCTGACTGCAGTGGCTCTACGCAAGCCACAGCTAGAGAATGAGCGCATCGACAAGATGCAGCAGATACTACGTGCTGTACACTTAGAGCCTACCAAAGATCAAGTCATCCCGACCTATACGAAGGTGATCAAGCAAGAGCTACTGGTCAATGGCCAGGGCGAGGTGATCGCTACCTTTGAGGGTGATCAGATCGCTCAGAATGAGGCTTTCCAGATGAATACGGCCAATCAGTTTAAGCTTCGTCAGCAAGATCCTACACTCGGACTCCCCGTCTACGTGGCAGAGGTCGAGGGACAGCAGCTCTACATCTTCCCGATGGATGGTGCTGGTCTATGGGGTGCTATCTGGGGCTTCCTAGCTGTGCAGGCAGACGGATCGGCCGTCTACGGTGCTGACTTCTCACATGCTGGTGAGACTCCAGGACTAGGTGCCGAGATCGCTACGAAGCACTTCTCAAAGGAGTTCGTCGGCAAGCAGCTCTATCGTGACGGGCAGTTTAAGTCTATCGCTGTCGTCAAGCACGGTCGTTCGCTCGACGATCAAGACTACGTGGACGGTATTTCCGGCGGTACACTCACGAGCAATGGTGTCAACAATATGCTTTGGAGCTCTATACACGAGTATCTCCCTTACATAGAGCAGATACGTAGTGGTCAAGCAGTAGCAGTAGAATAA